One stretch of Corynebacterium imitans DNA includes these proteins:
- a CDS encoding GntR family transcriptional regulator, with the protein MSGKPIYQQIADELRDLIGAGALAPGDRVPSTNELSAYHSVNPTTSAKALTELFNEGLLEKRRGLGMFVLESARDQVLGTRREAFARDFVQPFVHEANQLGITTEELTAMIEKERTQ; encoded by the coding sequence ATGAGTGGCAAACCCATATACCAACAGATTGCTGATGAGTTACGTGACCTCATCGGCGCTGGCGCCCTCGCCCCCGGCGACCGGGTGCCGTCCACCAACGAGTTGTCCGCATATCACTCCGTCAACCCAACAACCTCCGCCAAGGCGCTCACCGAACTATTCAACGAAGGCCTGCTGGAAAAGCGTCGCGGGCTCGGCATGTTTGTCCTAGAGAGTGCGCGTGACCAGGTATTAGGTACGCGTCGTGAGGCATTTGCCCGCGATTTTGTCCAACCGTTTGTCCATGAGGCCAACCAACTCGGCATCACCACCGAGGAGCTGACCGCAATGATTGAAAAGGAGCGCACGCAATGA
- a CDS encoding NADP-dependent isocitrate dehydrogenase, with product MAKIIWTRTDEAPLLATYSLKPIVEAFASRAGIDVDTADISLAGRILAQFPDRLGDKKVDDALAQLGQLAKTPEANIIKLPNISASLVQLKKAIAELQAAGFDIPDYEDAQEKYDAVKGSAVNPVLREGNSDRRAPEAVKNYTKKHPHSMGEWSKDSKTNVATMDTGDFRHNEKSVIIPAEDTLTIKMTDGTVLKEGLKVQAGEVIDATYMSAKALDAFLEEAVKRAKEEGVLFSAHLKATMMKVSDPIIFGHVVRAYFKPVFDKYGEELLAAGLNGENGLGAILDGLSELDNGEEIRKAFEQQLVDGPALAMVNSHKGITNLHVPSDVIIDASMPAMIRTSGHMWNADDQEQDTLAVIPDSSYAGVYQAVIDDCRANGAFDPTTMGTVPNVGLMAQKAEEYGSHDKTFKIPADGTVQVVNSAGDVLIEHDVEAGDIWRATQTKDAPIQDWVKLAVNRARLSGMKAIFWLDEERAHDRNLIDLVNKYLADHDTEGLDISIQSPIEATKTSVERIRRGEDTISVTGNVLRDYNTDLFPILELGTSAKMLSVVPLMAGGGLFETGAGGSAPKHVQQVQEENHLRWDSLGEYLALAESFRHEKNTNGNERAGVLAAALDKATEKLLDEGKSPSRKVNEIDDRGSHFWLSLFWAEALAAQTDDAELASVFEPIAKALRENAETIDKELLDAQGNAADLGGYYWPDEEKTSAVMRPSATFNKIIDALEK from the coding sequence ATGGCTAAGATCATCTGGACTCGCACCGACGAAGCGCCGCTGCTGGCGACATACTCCCTCAAGCCGATCGTGGAGGCTTTCGCTTCCCGCGCCGGCATCGACGTGGACACCGCCGACATCTCGCTCGCCGGCCGCATCCTCGCGCAGTTCCCGGACCGCCTCGGCGACAAGAAGGTCGACGACGCGCTCGCACAGCTCGGCCAGCTGGCGAAGACGCCCGAGGCCAACATCATTAAGCTGCCGAATATCTCCGCTTCCCTGGTGCAGCTGAAGAAGGCCATCGCTGAACTGCAGGCCGCGGGCTTCGACATCCCGGATTACGAGGACGCACAGGAGAAGTACGACGCCGTCAAGGGCTCCGCCGTCAACCCGGTACTGCGCGAGGGCAACTCGGATCGCCGCGCGCCGGAGGCCGTGAAGAACTACACCAAGAAGCACCCGCACTCCATGGGCGAGTGGTCGAAGGACTCCAAGACCAACGTCGCCACCATGGATACCGGCGACTTCCGCCACAACGAGAAGTCCGTCATTATCCCGGCCGAGGACACCCTCACCATCAAGATGACCGACGGCACCGTGCTCAAGGAGGGCCTAAAGGTCCAGGCCGGCGAGGTTATCGACGCGACCTACATGTCCGCGAAGGCGCTCGACGCATTCCTGGAAGAGGCCGTCAAGCGCGCGAAGGAAGAGGGCGTGCTCTTCTCCGCGCACCTGAAGGCCACCATGATGAAGGTGTCCGACCCGATCATCTTCGGCCACGTCGTGCGCGCCTACTTCAAGCCCGTCTTTGACAAGTACGGCGAGGAGCTTTTGGCGGCTGGCCTCAACGGCGAGAACGGCCTCGGCGCCATCCTCGACGGCCTGTCCGAGCTGGACAACGGCGAGGAGATCCGCAAGGCGTTTGAGCAGCAGCTTGTCGACGGCCCGGCGCTCGCCATGGTCAACTCCCACAAGGGCATCACCAACCTGCACGTGCCGTCTGACGTGATCATCGACGCCTCCATGCCGGCCATGATCCGCACCTCCGGCCACATGTGGAACGCCGACGACCAGGAGCAGGACACCCTGGCCGTCATTCCGGATTCCTCCTACGCTGGCGTCTACCAGGCTGTTATCGACGACTGCCGCGCCAACGGTGCCTTCGACCCGACCACCATGGGTACCGTCCCGAACGTCGGCCTCATGGCGCAGAAGGCCGAGGAGTACGGCTCCCACGACAAGACCTTCAAGATCCCGGCCGACGGCACCGTCCAGGTCGTCAACTCCGCAGGCGACGTGCTGATCGAGCACGATGTCGAGGCCGGCGACATCTGGCGCGCCACCCAGACCAAGGACGCCCCGATCCAGGACTGGGTCAAGCTGGCCGTCAACCGCGCCCGCCTCTCCGGCATGAAGGCCATCTTCTGGCTCGACGAGGAGCGCGCGCACGACCGCAACCTGATCGACCTGGTGAACAAGTACCTGGCTGACCACGACACCGAGGGCCTGGACATCTCCATCCAGTCCCCGATTGAGGCCACCAAGACCTCTGTCGAGCGCATCCGCCGCGGCGAGGACACCATCTCGGTGACCGGCAACGTGCTGCGTGACTACAACACCGACCTGTTCCCGATCCTCGAGCTGGGCACCTCCGCGAAGATGCTCTCCGTCGTCCCGCTGATGGCTGGCGGCGGCCTGTTCGAGACCGGTGCCGGCGGCTCCGCCCCGAAGCACGTCCAGCAGGTCCAGGAGGAGAACCACCTGCGTTGGGACTCGCTTGGCGAGTACCTCGCGCTGGCTGAGTCCTTCCGCCACGAGAAGAACACCAACGGCAACGAGCGCGCCGGCGTCCTCGCCGCTGCGCTGGACAAGGCCACCGAAAAGCTTCTCGACGAAGGCAAGTCCCCCTCCCGCAAGGTCAATGAGATCGACGACCGCGGCTCCCACTTCTGGCTCTCCCTGTTCTGGGCAGAGGCACTGGCCGCCCAGACCGACGACGCCGAGCTGGCCTCCGTGTTCGAGCCGATCGCCAAGGCCCTGCGCGAAAACGCCGAGACCATCGACAAGGAGCTCCTGGACGCCCAGGGCAACGCTGCCGACCTCGGCGGCTACTACTGGCCGGACGAGGAGAAGACCTCCGCGGTCATGCGCCCGTCCGCAACGTTTAACAAGATCATCGACGCGCTGGAGAAGTAA
- a CDS encoding exodeoxyribonuclease III, whose translation MSLTIASVNVNGIRAATKVRNERNLGMLEWLRHTPAEVVLMQEVRATEEQARAALAPALEEGWELLVAPAEAKGRAGVGILSKRPLIDAQIGLPGFETAGRLIAATLPGGERVASLYLPSGAAETAKQDEKYEFLDRFEPLLREWAVQYPQMVIGGDWNICHRREDLKNWKGNRKKSGFLPSERAFMDSVFGAFPDEEAQDIEDKDVAGWAGAVEYGTTGTVPAARTAATEPVWFDVARRLSPDAAPYTWWTYRGQAFNNDAGWRIDYQAATADMLARAQRSWVEKAEAVELRWSDHSPLLVEYAEG comes from the coding sequence ATGAGTCTCACTATCGCTTCTGTGAATGTCAACGGGATTCGGGCCGCCACGAAGGTCCGCAACGAGCGCAATCTCGGGATGTTGGAGTGGCTGCGGCACACCCCGGCCGAGGTGGTGCTGATGCAGGAGGTCCGCGCGACCGAGGAGCAGGCGCGCGCTGCGCTCGCCCCGGCGCTGGAGGAAGGCTGGGAGCTTCTCGTCGCACCCGCCGAGGCCAAGGGGCGGGCCGGGGTTGGCATTTTGTCGAAGCGCCCGCTTATCGACGCCCAGATCGGCCTCCCCGGCTTCGAAACCGCCGGCCGACTCATCGCCGCCACCCTGCCGGGCGGGGAGCGCGTCGCCTCGCTGTACCTGCCGTCGGGCGCGGCCGAGACCGCGAAGCAGGACGAGAAGTACGAGTTCCTGGACCGCTTTGAGCCGCTGCTTCGCGAGTGGGCCGTGCAGTACCCGCAGATGGTGATCGGCGGCGACTGGAACATCTGCCACCGCCGCGAGGACCTGAAGAACTGGAAGGGCAACCGGAAGAAATCCGGCTTCCTGCCCTCGGAGCGCGCGTTTATGGACTCGGTGTTCGGCGCGTTCCCGGACGAGGAGGCACAGGATATAGAGGACAAAGACGTGGCCGGTTGGGCGGGCGCGGTCGAGTACGGCACGACCGGCACCGTGCCCGCTGCGCGTACCGCTGCGACCGAGCCGGTGTGGTTCGACGTGGCCCGTCGCTTGTCGCCGGACGCTGCGCCGTACACGTGGTGGACGTACCGCGGTCAGGCTTTTAATAACGACGCGGGGTGGCGCATCGACTACCAGGCGGCCACTGCCGACATGCTCGCGCGGGCCCAGCGCAGCTGGGTGGAAAAGGCGGAGGCGGTGGAGCTGCGCTGGTCGGACCACTCGCCGCTGTTGGTGGAGTACGCGGAGGGCTGA
- a CDS encoding trimeric intracellular cation channel family protein: MIADFFAGFSTEHLLVILYLIGIIAEAMTAAVAAGRMRMDLFGVITLGALTALGGGTVRDVVLGTYPVTWVEQPLYLLTVIIAAAVTVRISWLMVRLRRSFLVADAIGLATFAVLGIQTAVSHGHGFIIACVAAVTTGVFGGVLRDVLSDRVPLVFHKEMYASAAVIGVMVWWGLDWLGAHEWVVILATLATVLGVRLLSLKRGWSLPVYEYDEEAAAAYDPRDALTTFLYQRARRIPGARTAYRGLRKMRLPPSSERRRPEN, encoded by the coding sequence ATGATCGCTGATTTTTTCGCCGGCTTCAGCACTGAGCACCTGCTGGTCATCCTCTACCTCATCGGCATTATCGCCGAGGCCATGACCGCGGCAGTCGCGGCGGGCCGGATGCGCATGGACCTCTTTGGCGTGATCACCCTGGGCGCGCTCACCGCGCTCGGCGGCGGCACGGTCCGCGACGTCGTCCTGGGGACCTACCCGGTCACGTGGGTCGAGCAGCCGCTCTACCTGCTCACCGTGATTATCGCTGCGGCCGTGACGGTGCGGATCAGTTGGTTGATGGTGCGGTTGCGGCGCAGCTTCCTCGTCGCCGATGCGATCGGGCTGGCCACCTTCGCCGTGCTGGGCATCCAGACCGCGGTGAGTCACGGGCACGGCTTCATCATCGCGTGCGTGGCGGCAGTGACCACGGGCGTGTTCGGCGGCGTGCTCCGCGACGTGCTCTCGGACCGCGTCCCGCTCGTCTTCCACAAGGAGATGTACGCCTCGGCCGCCGTTATCGGCGTCATGGTGTGGTGGGGGCTTGACTGGCTGGGCGCGCACGAATGGGTGGTCATCTTGGCTACGCTCGCGACAGTCCTCGGAGTACGACTGCTCTCCCTGAAGCGGGGCTGGAGCCTGCCCGTCTACGAGTACGACGAGGAGGCGGCGGCCGCCTACGACCCTCGCGACGCGCTGACCACGTTTTTGTATCAGCGCGCCCGCCGCATCCCGGGTGCCCGGACGGCGTACCGGGGCCTGCGGAAGATGCGGCTGCCTCCGAGCAGCGAGCGCCGCCGGCCGGAAAACTAA
- the bioB gene encoding biotin synthase BioB, with protein sequence MSHAPILDIAREKALEKGEGLNQEEILQVLQVPDEDLKELLEIAHETRIKHCGVDVSLEGIISLKTGGCPEDCHFCSQSGLFESPVRAVTLDINELVEAAKQSEKMGAAEFCIVAAVKSPTQQLLDQVAEAVTAIQEEVDISISASLGILTQDQARQLKQMGVSRYNHNFETAKSFFPNVVTTHTWEERKNTLEYVLAEGMETCCGGIIGLGESLEQRAEFAAQLAEIEPHEVPMNFLDPRPGTPFEDRPLVPQGEALRAVAAFRLAMPTAQLRFAGGTELALGDDGTEAGLLGGANAIIGGNYLTTLGRPIEQDREAVDRVLDLGITPVGQKMKSGHGALYDTIKAL encoded by the coding sequence ATGTCACATGCACCAATTCTTGATATCGCCCGCGAAAAGGCCCTGGAAAAGGGCGAAGGCCTGAACCAGGAGGAGATCCTCCAGGTCCTCCAAGTTCCGGACGAGGACCTGAAGGAACTGCTGGAGATCGCGCACGAAACCCGTATCAAGCACTGCGGCGTGGACGTCTCGCTCGAGGGCATCATCTCCCTGAAGACCGGCGGCTGCCCCGAGGACTGCCACTTCTGCTCCCAGTCCGGACTGTTCGAGTCCCCAGTCCGCGCCGTGACCCTGGACATCAACGAGCTCGTCGAGGCTGCCAAGCAATCCGAGAAGATGGGCGCGGCCGAGTTCTGCATCGTCGCCGCCGTGAAGAGCCCGACCCAGCAGCTGCTCGACCAGGTCGCCGAAGCGGTCACCGCCATCCAAGAGGAAGTGGACATTTCTATTTCCGCCTCCCTGGGCATCCTCACCCAGGACCAGGCACGCCAGCTCAAGCAGATGGGCGTGTCCCGCTACAACCACAACTTCGAAACCGCGAAGTCCTTCTTCCCCAACGTGGTGACCACCCACACCTGGGAGGAGCGCAAGAACACCCTCGAGTACGTGCTGGCAGAGGGCATGGAGACCTGCTGCGGCGGCATCATCGGCCTGGGCGAGTCCCTGGAGCAGCGCGCCGAGTTCGCCGCCCAGCTCGCCGAGATCGAGCCGCACGAGGTTCCGATGAACTTCCTCGACCCGCGCCCGGGCACCCCGTTTGAGGACCGCCCGCTGGTTCCGCAGGGCGAGGCGCTGCGCGCTGTGGCCGCGTTCCGCCTGGCTATGCCGACCGCCCAGCTGCGCTTTGCCGGCGGCACCGAGCTCGCGCTTGGCGACGACGGCACCGAAGCCGGCCTCCTTGGCGGCGCCAACGCGATTATCGGCGGTAACTACCTGACCACCCTGGGCCGCCCGATCGAGCAGGACCGCGAGGCCGTTGACCGCGTGCTCGACCTGGGCATCACCCCGGTCGGCCAGAAGATGAAGTCCGGCCACGGCGCGCTCTACGACACCATCAAGGCCCTCTAA
- the trpS gene encoding tryptophan--tRNA ligase codes for MSKQRVLSGIQPTADSYHLGNYLGALKQWIDLQDDYEAFYFIPDLHAITVEQDPDELRQRTIAGCAQLIALGIDPEKSTLFVQSHVPEHAELTWVLQCLTGFGEASRMTQFKDKSQKQGQDRTSVGLFTYPVLMAADILLYSPHLVPVGEDQRQHLELTRNLAERFNAKRGETFVVPEGFIPEGAAKIYDLQDPTSKMSKSGANPKGLINLLDEPKTSAKRIRSAVTDTDGVIAYDKENKPGVSNLLVIQSALTGKSIDDLVAGYEGQGYGALKVDTADALEAFTTPLRARYEELMADRAELEAILARGAARAREVAAPLLAEVYEKTGFLKRA; via the coding sequence ATGTCGAAGCAACGCGTCCTTTCCGGAATCCAGCCCACCGCCGACTCCTACCACCTGGGGAACTACCTGGGTGCGCTGAAGCAGTGGATCGACCTGCAGGACGACTATGAGGCGTTCTACTTCATCCCCGACCTGCACGCGATCACGGTAGAGCAGGATCCGGATGAGCTGCGCCAGCGCACGATCGCCGGCTGCGCGCAGCTGATCGCGCTGGGTATCGACCCGGAGAAATCCACGCTGTTCGTGCAGTCGCACGTGCCGGAGCACGCCGAGCTGACCTGGGTGCTGCAGTGCCTGACCGGTTTCGGCGAGGCCAGCCGCATGACGCAGTTCAAGGACAAGAGCCAGAAGCAGGGCCAGGACCGCACCTCGGTGGGTCTGTTTACCTACCCCGTCTTGATGGCCGCGGACATTCTGCTCTACTCGCCGCACCTCGTGCCGGTGGGTGAGGACCAGCGCCAGCACCTGGAGCTGACCCGCAACCTGGCCGAGCGCTTCAACGCGAAGCGCGGCGAGACTTTCGTGGTGCCGGAGGGCTTCATTCCGGAGGGCGCGGCGAAGATTTACGACCTGCAGGATCCGACCTCCAAGATGAGCAAGTCGGGCGCGAACCCGAAGGGCCTGATTAATCTGCTGGATGAGCCGAAGACGTCGGCGAAGCGCATCCGCTCCGCGGTCACCGACACCGACGGCGTGATCGCCTACGACAAGGAGAACAAGCCGGGCGTGTCCAACCTACTGGTCATCCAGTCGGCGCTGACGGGCAAGTCCATCGACGACCTGGTCGCCGGCTACGAGGGCCAGGGATACGGCGCGCTCAAGGTGGACACCGCGGACGCGCTCGAGGCCTTCACCACGCCGCTGCGCGCCCGCTATGAGGAGCTGATGGCGGATCGCGCGGAGCTCGAGGCGATCCTGGCTCGCGGTGCGGCCCGCGCCCGCGAGGTGGCTGCGCCTTTGCTCGCCGAGGTCTACGAGAAGACCGGTTTTCTCAAGCGCGCCTAG
- a CDS encoding YhjD/YihY/BrkB family envelope integrity protein, with amino-acid sequence MATSTSPTKAYTDDHGIERATKQQQEGAADEIAEKAPAVGHLMRMNERFAAQGGNQFAAGVTYFSVLSLFPLLMLVFAGLGFFLNARPDLMQQIQDQVTQSMDGDLGEMVNGLIASAIDQRGAVAGIGLLTTLWSGLGWMNNLRVGVSAMWNLDADEGGNFVTKKLWDLLGLIGLIVLFVVAFAVTALGVSSWTNTLLEYVGLDEVPGARVLVWVVGLLVGVLANFLVMLWVVMFLPRTKVPVKSGMKGALLGAVIFEVIKQFAGVIISSLTGNPAGAIFGPLISLMVVMYLIWRVVLYVSAWTATTEESLRLAPAEVPEPAVINVRAGAARQETRSTGTGKAVGVGAAIGALGVGVVSLLTRD; translated from the coding sequence ATGGCAACATCGACGTCGCCAACCAAGGCGTACACCGACGACCATGGCATCGAACGCGCAACGAAGCAGCAGCAGGAGGGCGCCGCTGACGAGATCGCGGAGAAGGCCCCGGCCGTCGGCCACCTGATGCGCATGAACGAGCGCTTCGCGGCGCAGGGCGGCAACCAGTTTGCCGCGGGCGTGACGTACTTTTCTGTGTTGTCGCTGTTCCCGCTTTTGATGCTGGTGTTCGCTGGCCTTGGTTTCTTCCTCAACGCGCGGCCTGACCTGATGCAGCAGATTCAGGACCAGGTCACCCAAAGCATGGACGGGGACCTAGGCGAGATGGTCAACGGCCTGATCGCCTCTGCGATTGATCAGCGCGGGGCCGTGGCCGGGATCGGTTTGCTCACCACCCTGTGGTCCGGCCTGGGCTGGATGAACAACCTGCGCGTCGGTGTGTCCGCCATGTGGAACCTGGACGCGGACGAGGGCGGCAACTTCGTGACGAAGAAGCTGTGGGACCTGCTCGGCCTCATTGGCCTGATCGTCCTGTTCGTCGTCGCGTTTGCAGTCACGGCGCTGGGCGTGTCCAGCTGGACTAATACTCTGCTTGAGTACGTCGGTCTCGACGAGGTACCGGGCGCGCGCGTGCTCGTGTGGGTGGTTGGCCTGCTCGTTGGCGTGCTGGCGAACTTCCTGGTCATGCTGTGGGTGGTCATGTTCCTGCCACGCACGAAGGTGCCGGTGAAATCCGGTATGAAGGGCGCGCTGCTCGGCGCGGTCATCTTCGAGGTGATCAAGCAGTTCGCCGGCGTGATCATCAGCTCGCTGACGGGCAACCCGGCCGGTGCCATCTTCGGCCCGTTGATCTCGCTGATGGTCGTGATGTACCTGATCTGGCGCGTGGTGCTCTACGTCTCCGCCTGGACGGCGACGACGGAGGAGAGCCTGCGCCTGGCACCGGCAGAGGTGCCGGAGCCCGCAGTGATTAACGTGCGCGCGGGTGCCGCCCGCCAGGAAACGCGCAGCACTGGTACCGGCAAGGCGGTCGGTGTTGGCGCGGCTATTGGCGCGCTCGGTGTCGGGGTCGTTTCCCTCTTGACCCGAGACTAA
- a CDS encoding D-alanyl-D-alanine carboxypeptidase family protein, with amino-acid sequence MPGNAHLSLCLSALLLSAPLALASPAAAQEPDPLTEWPLEPVEGYFADNGEWIPPVRIEAPNTDNCPNAQHPPRAVSTSERLAPGAPTPPPLPQDYDGPCGVSAPAGYEVPDDVYASAWLVADADTGEVVAMKDPHGRYRPASVIKVLLALVAINELPLDKQVTVSAESADQEGSRAGLGAGGIYTVDDLLHGLLMSSGNDTAHALAQELGGDEETLRKVNALAHELGMRDTFVASYSGLDAPGMSSSAWDLGLAYRAAFNNPVFAATVDTESYPFPGFDDTPGFEMWNDNQLYLQDPDGIGGKTGFTDDANHTFVGAVNHDGRRLFAVVLDTTIGKHRAWGQAQELLHAAYPIAAGAGVASLLDAPVTPSPTPTPTPTAAPAIEEKPATIPWLSIGIVAGVTVLALVALVLSLGSRGKRPRHRARQ; translated from the coding sequence GTGCCTGGAAACGCTCATCTTTCACTCTGTCTCTCCGCGCTGCTGCTCAGCGCCCCGCTCGCGCTCGCTTCCCCGGCTGCCGCACAAGAACCCGATCCGCTGACGGAGTGGCCCCTGGAGCCGGTTGAGGGCTACTTCGCCGACAACGGCGAATGGATCCCGCCTGTGCGCATCGAGGCACCCAACACCGATAATTGCCCGAACGCGCAGCACCCGCCCCGGGCCGTGTCCACCTCGGAGCGGCTCGCGCCGGGCGCGCCTACCCCGCCCCCACTGCCGCAGGACTACGACGGCCCGTGCGGCGTCAGCGCCCCGGCGGGCTACGAGGTCCCCGACGACGTCTACGCCTCGGCCTGGCTCGTCGCCGATGCGGACACCGGCGAGGTCGTGGCAATGAAGGATCCGCACGGGCGCTACCGGCCTGCGTCGGTGATCAAGGTGCTCCTCGCGCTCGTCGCCATCAATGAGCTCCCGCTGGACAAGCAGGTCACCGTCTCGGCGGAGTCCGCGGACCAGGAAGGCTCGCGCGCAGGCCTCGGCGCGGGCGGCATCTACACCGTCGACGATCTGCTGCACGGTCTGCTCATGTCGTCCGGCAACGACACGGCGCACGCGCTCGCCCAGGAGCTCGGCGGCGACGAGGAAACCCTGCGCAAGGTCAACGCGCTCGCCCACGAGTTGGGCATGCGCGACACCTTCGTCGCCTCCTACTCCGGGCTCGACGCCCCCGGCATGTCGTCTTCCGCCTGGGACCTGGGCCTGGCCTACCGCGCCGCCTTCAACAACCCCGTCTTCGCGGCGACGGTCGACACGGAGTCTTACCCCTTCCCCGGCTTCGATGACACACCCGGCTTCGAGATGTGGAACGACAACCAGCTCTACCTGCAGGACCCGGACGGGATCGGCGGCAAGACCGGGTTCACCGACGACGCGAACCACACCTTCGTCGGCGCCGTCAACCACGACGGCCGCCGCCTTTTTGCCGTCGTCCTCGACACCACGATCGGTAAGCACCGCGCGTGGGGCCAGGCGCAGGAGCTGCTGCATGCCGCCTACCCGATCGCCGCAGGTGCGGGCGTCGCCTCGCTTCTCGACGCCCCCGTGACCCCCTCCCCCACGCCTACTCCCACCCCGACTGCTGCCCCTGCAATAGAAGAAAAACCGGCAACAATCCCGTGGCTGTCCATCGGGATCGTCGCCGGTGTCACCGTGCTCGCGCTTGTGGCGCTTGTGCTTAGTCTCGGGTCAAGAGGGAAACGACCCCGACACCGAGCGCGCCAATAG
- a CDS encoding trimeric intracellular cation channel family protein: MTADQVDPLITSIYRWFDVSGVLLMGVIGGTLARHRGYDIIGFFFIAMLSALGGGMLRDVLINEGTVAAMSQPEYLILAFTGALIARFTYFKGKAWEFLQSHGDALVSALWASTGASKAIQYGLPILPTIMMGVFTATGGGMLRDVVTGGVPSIFGDNQPTVIPAVACSLITLLGSATGYMALGMILGPVVSFALFLIGYYGNWRVSTNSEYAPVNQGAAQVATLAKKAEHRSRAVARELEPTRVRSWRHRQMEKALQRRIENEVKKGKRRSTAQHEANDFLEDFTTEFAAIDPSMLAEAGIPQPEYAKEEESLFDGLGVDLAGDSYDDYDAETHTTGQFEAVDPETVAMHNDMLDTILADEKLTDELIERLAARYAQRDKEA, translated from the coding sequence ATGACTGCCGACCAAGTCGATCCGCTCATCACGTCCATCTACCGCTGGTTTGACGTATCCGGCGTGCTGCTGATGGGCGTCATCGGCGGCACGCTCGCCCGCCACCGCGGCTACGACATCATCGGCTTCTTCTTCATCGCCATGCTGTCCGCCCTCGGCGGCGGCATGCTTCGCGACGTCCTGATCAACGAAGGCACCGTCGCCGCCATGAGCCAGCCGGAGTACCTCATCCTCGCGTTCACGGGCGCACTGATCGCCCGCTTCACCTATTTCAAGGGCAAAGCCTGGGAGTTCCTCCAGAGCCACGGCGATGCGCTGGTGTCCGCGCTGTGGGCGTCGACAGGCGCATCGAAAGCGATCCAATACGGGCTGCCAATTCTGCCCACGATCATGATGGGCGTGTTTACCGCGACCGGCGGCGGCATGCTTCGCGACGTCGTCACCGGCGGCGTGCCCTCCATCTTCGGCGACAACCAACCCACCGTCATCCCCGCGGTCGCCTGCTCGCTGATCACGCTGCTCGGTAGCGCCACCGGGTATATGGCGCTCGGCATGATCCTGGGACCCGTGGTGAGTTTTGCGCTGTTCCTCATCGGGTACTACGGCAACTGGCGCGTGTCCACCAACTCCGAGTACGCCCCGGTAAACCAGGGCGCGGCCCAGGTGGCCACGCTGGCGAAGAAGGCGGAGCACCGCTCCCGCGCCGTCGCCCGCGAGCTGGAGCCGACGCGCGTGCGCTCCTGGCGCCACCGCCAGATGGAAAAGGCGCTGCAACGCCGGATCGAAAACGAGGTAAAGAAGGGCAAGCGCCGCTCCACCGCGCAGCACGAGGCGAACGATTTCCTCGAGGATTTCACCACCGAGTTCGCCGCGATCGACCCGTCGATGCTCGCTGAGGCGGGCATCCCGCAGCCCGAGTACGCCAAAGAGGAAGAGAGCCTGTTCGACGGCCTCGGCGTCGACCTCGCCGGCGACTCCTACGACGACTACGACGCAGAAACCCACACTACCGGCCAGTTCGAGGCCGTCGATCCGGAGACGGTGGCGATGCACAACGACATGTTGGACACGATCCTCGCCGACGAAAAACTCACCGACGAACTGATCGAACGCCTCGCCGCCCGCTACGCGCAACGCGATAAGGAGGCGTAG